The sequence CAGTCCTAGACTACGTCCTCACTGGCTCATGGTCATCCAAAGCCTACGCCGAGGCACAACGACTGTGTACACCTCCCTTCCCCAATTGTCCAGGGTTTGGTCAACCCCGTATCGCAGCAAGtaccaaatccacctcatGGACCCGTCTACCAACAAGGGAGGAATACAAGTTCAGCCAAGATGCGGCATACGTGTATTACTGCGAGAACGAAACTATCAATGGCATTGAGTTCCCTCCAAAACAAGAAGACGAGGGGGCATTCCCCTTCGACCTCGTACCGGAAGGGGTAGAGGTTGTAGCGGACTATTCCTCAAGTTTTATCTCAAGGCCTATACCGAATTTCAGTCGACATGCTATAATCTACGCGGGCGCGCAGAAGAATCTCGGTCCCTCTGGAGTAACGGTTCTGATCGTCCGTAATGACTTGCTGGTAGATACCACGGAAGCATCCAAATTGGGTTGTATACCCCCTGTACCAATTACGTACGAGTACAAGATCTTGGCTGATAATGGATCATTGTACAATACCCCACCTACTTTCCCTATCTACGTTTCTGCGTTGGTGTTGAAACACCTGATAAAGAATAaaggtgggttggaaggACTGGAAAAGACCAATAAGGAAAAGGCGG comes from Kwoniella bestiolae CBS 10118 chromosome 1, complete sequence and encodes:
- a CDS encoding phosphoserine transaminase encodes the protein MPTRDQVHNFAAGPSPLPTTCLEEASLGLLNYEDTGMGICELSHRGKEFKAVIEGAEADLRTLLGVPKNYTILFSQGGGTGQFSAVVLNLLAAHRLSHPVPAEQFQPPVLDYVLTGSWSSKAYAEAQRLCTPPFPNCPGFGQPRIAASTKSTSWTRLPTREEYKFSQDAAYVYYCENETINGIEFPPKQEDEGAFPFDLVPEGVEVVADYSSSFISRPIPNFSRHAIIYAGAQKNLGPSGVTVLIVRNDLLVDTTEASKLGCIPPVPITYEYKILADNGSLYNTPPTFPIYVSALVLKHLIKNKGGLEGLEKTNKEKAELLYNTLEDAEKKGKARLVVREKNARSWMNVTFNIEGEGEEKKFLEGAEKRGFRQLKGHRSVGGIRASIYNAVTMESVQLLCEYINEFCK